The following are from one region of the Flavimobilis soli genome:
- a CDS encoding TIGR03089 family protein, protein MTPTTPADVLALLQRDPGRPRLTWYGDGPERIELSGAVLANWVAKTTNLLVEELDAAAGETVVLDLPAHWRTLVWALATWGTGATARLSPAGAPLPGTTAHARAIVTTRPSAWLDPGAVPAGTDVVAVALPGLARSFGEPLPPGVLDAAADTMTYGDVVGYVPPADPGADALVVDGEPAVTHADLVAWAVEGSAAPAGARALLRADAGTVATLRTALGVWAQDGSVVLLGREASERHSDEASLARLVASERITVP, encoded by the coding sequence ATGACCCCCACGACGCCCGCCGACGTGCTCGCCCTCCTCCAGCGTGACCCGGGCCGACCCCGCCTGACCTGGTACGGCGACGGCCCCGAACGGATCGAGCTCTCCGGGGCCGTCCTCGCCAACTGGGTCGCGAAGACGACGAACCTGCTCGTCGAGGAGCTCGACGCCGCCGCTGGCGAGACCGTCGTCCTCGACCTGCCCGCGCACTGGCGCACGCTCGTCTGGGCGCTCGCGACGTGGGGCACGGGCGCGACGGCCCGCCTCTCCCCGGCCGGTGCCCCGCTGCCGGGCACGACGGCGCACGCCCGCGCGATCGTCACGACCCGTCCCTCCGCATGGCTCGACCCGGGCGCGGTGCCGGCTGGGACCGACGTCGTCGCGGTCGCGCTCCCCGGCCTCGCGCGCTCGTTCGGCGAGCCGCTCCCGCCCGGCGTCCTCGACGCCGCCGCGGACACGATGACGTACGGCGACGTGGTCGGCTACGTGCCGCCGGCCGACCCGGGCGCCGACGCGCTCGTGGTCGACGGCGAGCCCGCCGTCACGCACGCGGACCTCGTCGCGTGGGCGGTCGAGGGGAGCGCCGCGCCCGCGGGGGCGCGAGCCCTGCTGCGTGCGGACGCGGGCACCGTCGCGACACTGCGTACCGCGCTCGGCGTGTGGGCGCAGGACGGCTCTGTCGTCCTGCTGGGACGCGAGGCGTCCGAGCGGCACTCAGACGAAGCCTCGCTCGCGCGGCTCGTCGCGAGCGAGCGCATCACGGTGCCGTAG
- a CDS encoding WhiB family transcriptional regulator encodes MWNLLDDEGPFPSDASRRPEPAGAVLPLFGEDADEAVMGWQERALCAQTDPEAFFPEKGGSTREAKKVCTGCEVRAECLSYALENDERFGIWGGLSERERRKLKRQVV; translated from the coding sequence ATGTGGAACCTGCTCGATGACGAGGGGCCTTTCCCCTCTGACGCATCGCGTCGCCCGGAACCTGCCGGCGCCGTCCTCCCGCTCTTCGGCGAGGACGCCGACGAGGCGGTGATGGGCTGGCAGGAGCGCGCCCTGTGCGCTCAGACCGACCCCGAGGCGTTCTTCCCCGAGAAGGGCGGCTCGACCCGCGAGGCCAAGAAGGTCTGCACCGGGTGCGAGGTCCGCGCCGAGTGCCTCTCCTACGCCCTCGAGAACGACGAGCGCTTCGGCATCTGGGGCGGTCTCTCCGAGCGTGAGCGCCGCAAGCTCAAGCGCCAGGTCGTGTGA
- a CDS encoding glycosyltransferase: MKILVATTWFPTPGSPATGSFVAKDVAALSENNDVRVLHLVAPRLAHGAPTQTELGGVPVERVVMEPKDVRQHAAARAAILDRADGADVLHTMAFSTLLPFLRHDRPQVPWVHTEHWHGVTTRVDLPLVMRLATPFLLPVLRKPDVVTAVSKMATAPIRDLRGDRPTSVVPCIAATPDVVPPRRVRAGTTAEGAPLRLVSVGAMVPGKDPVLMVETLGELRRRGVNASLTWVGDGPLHGDALAAADRLRVRDHLTITGQVEPEKVFAQLGAADVFVLPTRSETFGVAIAEALAHGRPVVVGAEGAQREYVRGEVGTFVEGRSPSEWADAVLRVDEDTQGTSAAKIAASIGRAFSPQSVVAGYERAYRDAIVTAAREHGIVGRRRG, encoded by the coding sequence GTGAAGATCCTCGTGGCCACGACCTGGTTCCCCACCCCGGGATCGCCCGCGACCGGCTCGTTCGTCGCCAAGGACGTCGCGGCGCTCTCCGAGAACAACGACGTGAGAGTCCTGCACCTCGTCGCACCCCGGCTCGCCCACGGCGCACCGACGCAGACCGAGCTCGGCGGCGTCCCGGTCGAGCGCGTCGTCATGGAGCCCAAGGACGTGCGCCAGCACGCCGCGGCTCGCGCCGCGATCCTCGATCGGGCAGACGGCGCCGACGTCCTGCACACGATGGCCTTCTCGACCCTCCTGCCGTTCCTGCGCCACGACCGCCCGCAGGTGCCGTGGGTGCACACCGAGCACTGGCACGGCGTCACCACGCGCGTCGACCTCCCGCTCGTCATGCGCCTCGCGACCCCGTTCCTGCTGCCCGTCCTGCGCAAGCCCGACGTCGTCACGGCCGTCTCCAAGATGGCGACCGCGCCGATCCGCGACCTGCGCGGCGACCGCCCCACGAGCGTGGTGCCGTGCATCGCCGCGACGCCCGACGTCGTCCCGCCGCGCCGCGTCCGTGCCGGCACGACCGCCGAGGGCGCGCCGCTGCGGCTCGTGTCCGTCGGTGCGATGGTCCCCGGCAAGGACCCCGTCCTCATGGTCGAGACGCTCGGCGAGCTGCGCCGCCGCGGCGTCAACGCCTCGCTCACGTGGGTCGGCGACGGCCCGCTGCACGGCGACGCGCTCGCGGCCGCCGACCGGCTCCGCGTCCGCGACCACCTCACGATCACCGGACAGGTCGAGCCCGAGAAGGTCTTCGCGCAGCTCGGGGCGGCCGACGTGTTCGTCCTGCCGACCCGCTCCGAGACGTTCGGCGTCGCGATCGCCGAGGCGCTCGCGCACGGCCGTCCCGTCGTCGTCGGCGCCGAGGGCGCCCAGCGCGAGTACGTCCGCGGCGAGGTCGGCACGTTCGTCGAGGGACGCTCGCCGTCCGAGTGGGCCGACGCCGTGCTGCGCGTCGACGAGGACACGCAGGGAACGTCCGCCGCGAAGATCGCCGCCTCGATCGGGCGTGCTTTCTCCCCCCAGTCGGTCGTCGCCGGGTACGAGCGTGCCTACCGCGACGCGATCGTCACGGCAGCCCGCGAGCACGGCATCGTCGGGCGCAGGCGCGGATGA
- a CDS encoding DUF6541 family protein: MSWWELLPGLLTMAVAVVVPGALVLRAAGVRGILALGGGAAVSVALYGTAAIVLDKLGIAWSWPPVLVLLAAAAGAAALLGLWGRRTRRVRGSAPDGLCDPDLRLDRRGLAWVAGAFALSALLLALPIARGMVAPDALMQHWDGVYHVSGVQAILDTGNASTLGAMAPLYGDVSPTVYYPAAWHGIVALAPGFASVAAAANASTFVFGVVVWLLGIAALGRTLLGGDPRGTALVVVLGSAFSAFPVVILSTLAQWPFGTGIALIPGVLALMVAALRGHPGVAPLTAPGRLVPTAVVLLTALAGVALAHASALFSALLLLGPGLVTLLARGLARRWRTGDPARRRRVAVGTSVAVVVLVAGGAVLLANPVVRNVLAYERNVDTPFPVAVLHTVLGQPLAWHGVGNLPVAVLTLVGAVVVVRASLRRARTGAPDSPEAADVVGQSSSWLVVAYVLVVTLTALASGPENLLRLLTGFWYTQAARIAAVLPVVAAPLAAVGALACARWLRGRASRSDRAAAARLRGRSLASVACALVGVSVVVTAGWFVPARTGRFEQAYVPEKIVWGTMLRAEEVELLRRMPQTTPADAVVLGDPRNGAAFSYSVAHRRAVFPQLAVQNLSSDQRLLRERFADLDPEVCAAVERLGVTHFYLDTAGVEDGAKVDVDAVGLLRAPESGVEVVDTAGTTTLYRITGC; encoded by the coding sequence ATGAGCTGGTGGGAGCTCCTCCCTGGGCTCCTGACCATGGCCGTCGCGGTCGTCGTGCCCGGCGCGCTCGTGCTGCGCGCCGCCGGCGTGCGCGGCATCCTCGCGCTCGGCGGCGGGGCGGCCGTGTCCGTCGCGCTCTACGGGACCGCGGCGATCGTGCTCGACAAGCTCGGTATCGCCTGGTCGTGGCCGCCCGTCCTCGTCCTGCTCGCCGCGGCGGCCGGCGCGGCCGCCCTCCTCGGGCTCTGGGGACGCCGCACGCGCCGCGTCCGCGGCTCGGCACCCGACGGGTTGTGCGACCCCGACCTGCGGCTCGACCGTCGCGGGCTCGCCTGGGTCGCGGGAGCGTTCGCCCTCTCCGCGCTCCTCCTCGCCCTGCCGATCGCGCGCGGCATGGTCGCCCCCGACGCGCTCATGCAGCACTGGGACGGCGTCTACCACGTCAGCGGCGTCCAGGCGATCCTCGACACCGGCAACGCGTCGACGCTCGGCGCGATGGCGCCCCTGTACGGCGACGTGTCGCCGACCGTGTACTACCCGGCCGCGTGGCACGGCATCGTCGCGCTCGCGCCGGGCTTCGCGAGCGTCGCGGCGGCGGCCAACGCGTCGACGTTCGTCTTCGGCGTCGTCGTGTGGCTGCTCGGCATCGCGGCGCTCGGCCGCACCCTGCTCGGCGGTGACCCGCGGGGCACCGCGCTCGTCGTCGTGCTCGGCTCCGCCTTCAGCGCGTTCCCGGTCGTCATCCTCTCGACGCTCGCCCAGTGGCCGTTCGGCACGGGCATCGCGCTCATCCCCGGCGTCCTCGCGCTCATGGTCGCCGCGCTGCGGGGCCACCCCGGCGTCGCGCCGCTGACGGCGCCCGGGCGCCTCGTGCCGACCGCCGTCGTGCTCCTGACCGCGCTCGCCGGGGTCGCGCTCGCGCACGCCTCCGCGCTGTTCTCCGCGCTCCTCCTGCTCGGCCCGGGACTCGTCACGCTGCTCGCGCGCGGTCTCGCGCGCCGCTGGCGCACGGGCGACCCTGCCCGACGACGCCGCGTCGCCGTCGGCACGTCCGTCGCCGTGGTGGTGCTCGTCGCGGGCGGCGCGGTGCTGCTCGCCAACCCCGTGGTGCGCAACGTCCTCGCGTACGAGCGCAACGTCGACACCCCGTTCCCGGTCGCCGTCCTGCACACGGTCCTCGGGCAGCCGCTCGCCTGGCACGGGGTCGGCAACCTGCCCGTCGCCGTGCTGACGCTCGTCGGCGCGGTCGTGGTCGTGCGGGCGTCGCTGCGCCGCGCGCGCACGGGCGCGCCGGACTCGCCCGAGGCCGCCGACGTCGTCGGGCAGTCGAGCAGCTGGCTCGTCGTCGCGTACGTGCTCGTCGTGACGCTCACCGCGCTCGCGTCCGGTCCGGAGAACCTCCTGCGGCTGCTCACCGGCTTCTGGTACACGCAGGCGGCGCGCATCGCCGCGGTCCTGCCGGTCGTCGCGGCGCCGCTCGCCGCCGTCGGGGCTCTCGCGTGCGCCCGCTGGCTGCGCGGGCGCGCGTCGCGCTCGGACCGCGCGGCAGCAGCGCGGCTGCGGGGTCGGTCGCTGGCCTCCGTCGCGTGCGCGCTCGTGGGTGTGTCGGTCGTCGTGACCGCCGGTTGGTTCGTGCCCGCACGGACCGGCCGCTTCGAGCAGGCCTACGTCCCCGAGAAGATCGTGTGGGGCACCATGCTGCGCGCCGAGGAGGTCGAGCTCCTGCGCCGTATGCCGCAGACGACGCCTGCTGACGCCGTCGTGCTCGGCGACCCGCGCAACGGCGCCGCCTTCTCGTACTCGGTGGCGCACCGGCGCGCGGTGTTCCCGCAGCTCGCGGTGCAGAACCTCAGTTCCGACCAGCGGCTGCTGCGCGAGCGCTTCGCCGACCTCGACCCCGAGGTGTGCGCGGCCGTCGAGCGGCTGGGCGTCACGCACTTCTACCTCGACACCGCAGGTGTCGAGGACGGCGCGAAGGTCGACGTCGACGCCGTGGGGCTGCTGCGTGCGCCCGAGTCGGGTGTCGAGGTGGTCGACACAGCCGGGACCACGACGCTCTACCGCATCACCGGCTGCTGA
- a CDS encoding glycosyltransferase → MSPGTLGGEQPVVDVVVAVHSELRPVERAVASAVTGTVPVRVTVVCHDLEPGLVEERVRDVRRSLDGGPHSMWLVCFSDGVRSPAGPFNHGLDCAQAPFVALLGSDDVLEPGAIDSWVRLQRQTGADVVVPRLRHGALGAPGAPPGPGPAVPTPPARPLRSRRLDLVRDRLAYRSAPLGLLRRETVERLGLTMASGMTVGEDTWFGLGLWSGADVVAYDRRGPAYVIGADAADRVTFATKPVAVELACVHDAVARPALADLPRAARRAVATKLTRINLFAAVHNRSEDHTWTARDLASLRAGAVALAGFAPGYERVLSVAERDLLDALRAPAPAGEGDVARRGAELVRLSARRRRHGTLATLRTRDLRALLAREAPLRLMTASVLTTRL, encoded by the coding sequence ATGAGCCCTGGCACGCTCGGCGGGGAGCAGCCGGTCGTCGACGTCGTCGTCGCCGTCCACTCGGAGCTCCGGCCGGTCGAGCGCGCTGTCGCGTCCGCCGTCACGGGGACGGTGCCGGTCCGCGTGACGGTCGTGTGCCACGACCTCGAGCCGGGCCTCGTCGAGGAGCGCGTGCGGGACGTCCGGCGCTCTCTCGACGGTGGCCCGCACAGCATGTGGCTCGTCTGCTTCTCCGACGGCGTCCGCAGCCCTGCGGGTCCGTTCAACCATGGCCTCGACTGTGCGCAGGCGCCGTTCGTCGCGCTCCTCGGGTCCGATGACGTCCTCGAGCCAGGCGCGATCGACTCGTGGGTGCGACTGCAGCGCCAGACGGGCGCGGACGTGGTCGTCCCGAGGCTGCGTCACGGCGCTCTCGGCGCGCCGGGCGCACCTCCGGGCCCCGGGCCTGCTGTACCGACGCCGCCCGCGCGGCCCTTGCGCTCCCGTCGGCTCGACCTCGTGCGCGACCGCCTCGCCTACCGCAGCGCTCCGCTCGGGCTGCTGCGCCGCGAGACCGTCGAGCGGCTCGGCCTCACGATGGCGTCCGGCATGACCGTCGGCGAGGACACGTGGTTCGGCCTCGGCCTGTGGTCGGGAGCCGACGTCGTCGCGTACGACCGTCGTGGCCCCGCCTACGTCATCGGCGCCGACGCCGCAGACCGCGTCACCTTCGCGACGAAGCCCGTCGCCGTCGAGCTCGCGTGCGTGCACGACGCCGTCGCGCGCCCCGCGCTCGCGGACCTCCCGCGCGCGGCCCGCCGCGCCGTCGCGACCAAGCTCACGCGCATCAACCTCTTCGCGGCCGTGCACAACCGCAGCGAGGACCACACCTGGACGGCCCGGGACCTCGCGAGCCTGCGCGCGGGCGCCGTCGCGCTCGCGGGCTTCGCGCCCGGCTACGAGCGCGTCCTGTCGGTCGCCGAGCGCGACCTCCTCGACGCTCTGCGCGCCCCCGCACCGGCGGGGGAGGGCGACGTCGCGCGACGCGGCGCCGAGCTCGTGCGGCTGTCCGCCCGACGTCGCCGGCACGGCACGCTCGCGACCCTGCGCACACGCGACCTGCGCGCCCTCCTCGCCCGGGAGGCGCCGTTGCGACTCATGACGGCGTCGGTCCTCACCACGCGTCTGTGA
- the wecB gene encoding non-hydrolyzing UDP-N-acetylglucosamine 2-epimerase — translation MKILSVVGARPQFVKLAPIAHAAAAAGVEHVIVHTGQHYDPMLSDVFFEDLGIPAPDVHLGVGSGGHGAQTGAILAGMDDVLIEHRPDWVLVYGDTNSTIAGALSAVKLHVPVAHLEAGLRSFNRAMPEEHNRVMTDHAADLCLAPTEVAMKHLADEGLAARSVLVGDVMTDVLYATRDKALADGGTDGGPALLAEAGLTAGGYYVATIHRAENTDDVARLGGILDALRSLDRPVLLLAHPRLVAKAADAGLALEGGSLRTHAPLAYPDLVAAVSASAGVVTDSGGLQKEAFLLRVPCTTLRTETEWVETLELGWNVLVTDPTGEAGSAAVRDAVVRPRPADTDATPYGDGHAAGRVIQALLA, via the coding sequence GTGAAGATCCTGTCCGTCGTCGGCGCCCGTCCCCAGTTCGTCAAGCTCGCACCGATCGCGCACGCCGCTGCGGCGGCCGGCGTCGAGCACGTCATCGTGCACACGGGGCAGCACTACGACCCGATGCTCTCCGACGTGTTCTTCGAGGACCTGGGCATCCCCGCACCGGACGTGCACCTGGGCGTGGGCTCGGGCGGGCACGGCGCGCAGACGGGCGCGATCCTCGCCGGCATGGACGACGTGCTGATCGAGCACCGCCCGGACTGGGTGCTCGTGTACGGCGACACGAACTCGACGATCGCGGGCGCGCTGTCGGCGGTGAAGCTGCACGTGCCCGTCGCGCACCTCGAGGCCGGCCTGCGCTCGTTCAACCGGGCGATGCCCGAGGAGCACAACCGCGTCATGACGGACCACGCCGCGGACCTGTGCCTCGCGCCGACCGAGGTCGCGATGAAGCACCTCGCGGACGAGGGACTCGCGGCCCGGTCGGTGCTCGTCGGGGACGTCATGACGGACGTCCTGTACGCGACGCGGGACAAAGCCCTGGCCGACGGCGGCACGGACGGCGGTCCGGCTCTCCTCGCCGAGGCGGGCCTCACCGCGGGCGGGTACTACGTCGCGACGATCCACCGCGCGGAGAACACCGACGACGTCGCTCGCCTCGGCGGGATCCTCGACGCGCTGCGCAGCCTCGACAGGCCCGTGCTGCTGCTCGCGCACCCGCGCCTCGTCGCGAAGGCCGCGGACGCGGGGCTCGCCCTCGAGGGTGGCTCGCTGCGCACGCACGCTCCCCTGGCCTACCCCGACCTCGTCGCGGCGGTGTCCGCGAGCGCGGGCGTCGTCACCGACTCGGGCGGCCTCCAGAAGGAGGCGTTCCTGCTGCGCGTGCCGTGCACGACGCTGCGCACGGAGACCGAGTGGGTCGAGACGCTCGAGCTCGGCTGGAACGTCCTGGTGACGGACCCGACGGGCGAGGCCGGCTCCGCAGCGGTGCGCGACGCCGTCGTGCGCCCGCGCCCCGCGGACACGGATGCGACGCCGTACGGCGACGGGCACGCAGCCGGCCGCGTGATCCAGGCGCTGCTGGCCTGA
- a CDS encoding nucleotide sugar dehydrogenase produces MRIAVLALGKIGLPLAVQFADAGHDVVGVDVNARTVELVNAGTEPFPGETDLAEKLAANVAAGRLRATTDYGDAVPGADAVVLVVPLFVDEETAEPDFAWMDAATRALGEHLTPGTLVSYETTLPVGTTRGRWKPMLEETSGLVEGRDFHVVFSPERVLTGRVFADLRKYPKLVGGLSAEGAALATSFYEAVLTFDERDDLARPNGVWDLGSAEAAEMAKLAETTYRDVNIALANQFGAFAEKVGIDIYQVIEACNSQPYSHLHRPGIAVGGHCIPVYPRLYLSVDPDASVVREARAVNAANPARVVARAEELLGSLDGLTVAVLGASYRGGVKETAFSGVFPVVAALESRGATAVVHDPMFTDDELAKTGLTPFHLGDAADVAIVQADHRAYAQLAPADLPGVRLLVDGRRVTDASLWQGVPRVVVGTGTPA; encoded by the coding sequence ATGCGCATCGCAGTCCTCGCCCTCGGCAAGATCGGCCTGCCGCTCGCCGTGCAGTTCGCCGACGCCGGGCACGACGTCGTCGGGGTCGACGTCAACGCGCGCACGGTCGAGCTCGTCAACGCGGGCACGGAGCCGTTCCCCGGCGAGACGGACCTCGCCGAGAAGCTCGCCGCGAACGTCGCCGCGGGCCGTTTGCGCGCGACCACCGACTACGGCGACGCGGTCCCGGGCGCTGACGCCGTCGTGCTCGTGGTGCCGCTGTTCGTCGACGAGGAGACGGCCGAGCCGGACTTCGCGTGGATGGACGCCGCGACCCGTGCGCTCGGCGAGCACCTCACGCCGGGCACGCTCGTCTCGTACGAGACGACCCTGCCGGTCGGCACGACGCGCGGCCGCTGGAAGCCGATGCTCGAGGAGACGTCGGGCCTCGTCGAGGGCCGCGACTTCCACGTCGTCTTCTCCCCGGAGCGGGTGCTCACGGGCCGCGTGTTCGCGGACCTGCGCAAGTACCCCAAGCTGGTCGGCGGGCTCAGCGCCGAGGGTGCGGCTCTCGCGACCTCGTTCTACGAGGCCGTCCTCACCTTCGACGAGCGCGACGACCTGGCGCGGCCGAACGGCGTGTGGGACCTCGGCTCCGCGGAGGCCGCGGAGATGGCGAAGCTCGCCGAGACGACGTACCGCGACGTCAACATCGCGCTGGCCAACCAGTTCGGCGCGTTCGCGGAGAAGGTCGGCATCGACATCTACCAGGTGATCGAGGCCTGCAACTCCCAGCCGTACTCGCACCTGCACCGCCCGGGCATCGCCGTCGGCGGTCACTGCATCCCGGTCTACCCGCGCCTGTACCTGTCGGTCGACCCGGACGCGTCCGTCGTCCGCGAGGCGCGCGCCGTCAACGCCGCCAACCCGGCGCGCGTCGTCGCTCGTGCGGAGGAGCTGCTCGGCTCGCTCGACGGCCTCACGGTCGCCGTGCTCGGCGCGTCCTACCGCGGCGGCGTCAAGGAGACGGCCTTCTCGGGCGTCTTCCCGGTCGTCGCGGCGCTCGAGTCGCGCGGCGCCACGGCGGTCGTCCACGACCCGATGTTCACCGACGACGAGCTGGCGAAGACCGGGCTCACCCCGTTCCACCTCGGTGACGCGGCCGACGTCGCGATCGTCCAGGCCGACCACCGCGCCTACGCCCAGCTCGCCCCGGCCGACCTGCCCGGCGTGCGCCTCCTGGTCGACGGCCGCCGCGTGACCGACGCGTCCCTGTGGCAGGGCGTCCCGCGCGTCGTCGTCGGCACGGGGACGCCTGCATGA